The following proteins come from a genomic window of Alosa sapidissima isolate fAloSap1 chromosome 20, fAloSap1.pri, whole genome shotgun sequence:
- the LOC121694010 gene encoding uncharacterized protein LOC121694010 isoform X1, with the protein MWLRLLMLCFFNEALGHLNASSQAEFNPAVIFSQTTELLEGDILQLKCMVFMTEKPKDALCIYLCKDGVATRIERITRSKSIVFKIPQVAIKDSGNYSCVYSTEKQLVQRVTAVGHNTVFIQVREFGLGNIYRRNAVIFESASVDLICFGVETKTDRSLHVYLCKNGIGVNMDVARSDGIAIFTLGQVRREDSGNYSCVYSIKKHHPGNVTSTNERSVIIQVTEMDVHQWWVNVIRLLCSVGVVIAAMAFLTVHNFYSIKAMFCATNAPATRSKPDDTNSSSKETQQLTQERRESRQLSSTVSPQGEVS; encoded by the exons GCTTCTTCAACGAAGCCTTAGGACATCTAAATGCCTCTTCTCAGGCAG AATTCAACCCTGCGGTCATTTTTTCACAAACAACAGAACTTCTGGAAGGGGACATCTTGCAATTAAAGTGTATGGTTTTTATGACAGAAAAACCAAAGGATGCATTGTGCATATACCTCTGCAAGGACGGTGTCGCGACCAGAATAGAGAGAATTACAAGGTCAAAGAGCATTGTGTTTAAAATTCCACAAGTTGCGATAAAAGACTCTGGTAATTACAGCTGTGTGTATTCAACAGAAAAGCAATTAGTCCAACGTGTTACAGCTGTAGGCCACAATACTGTCTTCATCCAAGTCAGAG AATTTGGTTTGGGCAACATTTATCGAAGAAATGCTGTCATATTTGAGAGTGCCAGTGTGGATCTGATATGTTTTGGTGTCGAGACCAAAACAGACAGATCTTTACACGTGTACTTGTGCAAGAATGGAATTGGGGTCAACATGGATGTGGCTCGTTCCGATGGGATAGCCATTTTTACACTCGGACAAGTCAGAAGAGAAGACTCTGGCAATTACAGCTGTGTGTACTCAATAAAGAAACATCACCCTGGCAACGTGACTTCCACAAATGAGAGATCTGTAATCATCCAAGTAACAG AGATGGATGTCCATCAGTGGTGGGTGAATGTCATTAGACTCTTGTGTTCAGTTGGAGTGGTCATTGCAGCTATGGCCTTTCTGACTGTTCATAATTTCTACAGCATAAAAG caatgttctGTGCAACGAATGCTCCAGCAACGAGGTCAAAACCAGATGACACAAATAGCAGCTCTAAAGAGACTCAGCAGCTCAcacaagagagaagagaatcCAGACAACTTTCTTCAACTGTTTCACCACAAGGGGAAGTGTCATAA
- the LOC121694010 gene encoding uncharacterized protein LOC121694010 isoform X2 yields the protein MWLRLLMLCFFNEALGHLNASSQAEFNPAVIFSQTTELLEGDILQLKCMVFMTEKPKDALCIYLCKDGVATRIERITRSKSIVFKIPQVAIKDSGNYSCVYSTEKQLVQRVTAVGHNTVFIQVREFGLGNIYRRNAVIFESASVDLICFGVETKTDRSLHVYLCKNGIGVNMDVARSDGIAIFTLGQVRREDSGNYSCVYSIKKHHPGNVTSTNERSVIIQVTEMDVHQWWVNVIRLLCSVGVVIAAMAFLTVHNFYSIKATRSKPDDTNSSSKETQQLTQERRESRQLSSTVSPQGEVS from the exons GCTTCTTCAACGAAGCCTTAGGACATCTAAATGCCTCTTCTCAGGCAG AATTCAACCCTGCGGTCATTTTTTCACAAACAACAGAACTTCTGGAAGGGGACATCTTGCAATTAAAGTGTATGGTTTTTATGACAGAAAAACCAAAGGATGCATTGTGCATATACCTCTGCAAGGACGGTGTCGCGACCAGAATAGAGAGAATTACAAGGTCAAAGAGCATTGTGTTTAAAATTCCACAAGTTGCGATAAAAGACTCTGGTAATTACAGCTGTGTGTATTCAACAGAAAAGCAATTAGTCCAACGTGTTACAGCTGTAGGCCACAATACTGTCTTCATCCAAGTCAGAG AATTTGGTTTGGGCAACATTTATCGAAGAAATGCTGTCATATTTGAGAGTGCCAGTGTGGATCTGATATGTTTTGGTGTCGAGACCAAAACAGACAGATCTTTACACGTGTACTTGTGCAAGAATGGAATTGGGGTCAACATGGATGTGGCTCGTTCCGATGGGATAGCCATTTTTACACTCGGACAAGTCAGAAGAGAAGACTCTGGCAATTACAGCTGTGTGTACTCAATAAAGAAACATCACCCTGGCAACGTGACTTCCACAAATGAGAGATCTGTAATCATCCAAGTAACAG AGATGGATGTCCATCAGTGGTGGGTGAATGTCATTAGACTCTTGTGTTCAGTTGGAGTGGTCATTGCAGCTATGGCCTTTCTGACTGTTCATAATTTCTACAGCATAAAAG CAACGAGGTCAAAACCAGATGACACAAATAGCAGCTCTAAAGAGACTCAGCAGCTCAcacaagagagaagagaatcCAGACAACTTTCTTCAACTGTTTCACCACAAGGGGAAGTGTCATAA